Within Aquipuribacter hungaricus, the genomic segment GCACCCGTACCCGCCGCACCCGTGAGGACCCAGCCGTGACCCGCGAGCCCACCGCCCCCGACCGTCCCGACCAGCGCGTCTGGTGCGGCCAGCTGGACCTCGCCGAGGGCACCGGCCCCGCCACGGTCACCGTGCCCGGGCGGTTCACCGCGGCCCGCGTCCTCGTGCGCGTGCACGGCGAGCCGGTCGGCTACGTGACCAGCGGCGCGCGGGTCCTGGACGCGGCGGCGTGCCGGGAGCTCCTGGCGCCGCAGGACCGCCGCCGCCTCGAGGAGCACCTGGCGGCCGAGGGGCTGCCGGTGGCGGGGCCGGTCCCCGCGGCGGGCAGCCGCTGCCCGATGGTGCTCACCGCGTTCCCGCCGGTCACCGTGGTCGTCTGCACCCGCGACCGGCCCGAGCTCGTGCGGTCCTGCCTGCGGCACCTGACGGCCCTCACCTACCCGGCGCTGTCGGTGCTGGTCGTGGACAACGCACCGACCGACGACCGCACCGCGCGCGCGGTGGCCGAGACCGCCGGGGACGACCCGCGGGTGGAGTACGTCGTGGAGCCGCTGCCGGGCCTCAGCAACGCCCGCAACCGGGGGTGGACCACCGCCCGCACGGAGCTGGTCGCCTACACCGACGACGACGTCACCGTGGAGCCGGACTGGGTCCATGGCCTGGTCCGGGGCTTCCAGCGCCGCGA encodes:
- a CDS encoding glycosyltransferase, which produces MTREPTAPDRPDQRVWCGQLDLAEGTGPATVTVPGRFTAARVLVRVHGEPVGYVTSGARVLDAAACRELLAPQDRRRLEEHLAAEGLPVAGPVPAAGSRCPMVLTAFPPVTVVVCTRDRPELVRSCLRHLTALTYPALSVLVVDNAPTDDRTARAVAETAGDDPRVEYVVEPLPGLSNARNRGWTTARTELVAYTDDDVTVEPDWVHGLVRGFQRRDDVGCVSGLVCSASVEGAAEQYFDARVSWSSAVAPRLYDMADQRGDGALFPYAPGVFGTGANFAFRREVLEAGGGFDPALGAGTRTGGGEDLDAFVLALLGGHALAYEPSALVWHHHRSTLPELRSQMYAYGTGLTAFLTKHVLDRRTRRHVLVRLLAGLRHGAGLAARTRRSLPAGVPAPEGLGRLEL